The following are encoded in a window of Variovorax paradoxus genomic DNA:
- a CDS encoding DUF2244 domain-containing protein: MSNSVFRFATVSGQNIHWFLKRNCSVTPSQLAWLYASLCVVSLGTGMVFWLHGAPLVLPFAWLELAAVGFAFMMYARHATDGERIALQGGRLVVELENGGHYERTEFLPHQVRIEPQTGDRSLIEVSGQGRSVRVGRYVRPELRAALAREIRMALRGA, encoded by the coding sequence GAATTCCGTGTTTCGTTTTGCCACCGTCTCAGGCCAGAACATCCACTGGTTCCTGAAACGAAATTGCTCGGTGACGCCGAGCCAGCTGGCCTGGCTCTACGCCTCGCTGTGCGTGGTATCTCTGGGAACGGGCATGGTGTTCTGGCTGCACGGTGCGCCGCTGGTATTGCCATTCGCCTGGCTCGAACTGGCCGCGGTGGGCTTTGCGTTCATGATGTACGCGCGGCATGCCACCGATGGCGAACGGATCGCGCTGCAAGGCGGACGCCTCGTCGTGGAGCTCGAGAACGGTGGGCACTACGAGCGCACAGAATTTCTTCCGCACCAGGTGCGGATCGAACCGCAGACCGGCGATCGTTCACTGATCGAGGTCTCGGGGCAGGGTCGATCGGTCAGGGTGGGGCGCTATGTACGCCCGGAGTTGCGAGCCGCATTGGCGCGCGAGATTCGCATGGCGTTGCGTGGCGCCTGA
- the coxB gene encoding cytochrome c oxidase subunit II: MKSIWRNKYRPANLLLAAGAAFSNAAHAVNDLPGGPSVRQLNLPIGVTKIAQEQHLLHTIMMIICTVIFIAVFAVMFYSIWKHRKSVGHKAANFHESVVVEVIWTIVPFLIVIVMALPATKVLVAQKDTTNADLTIKTTGYQWKWGYDYLNGEGEGLAFISTLDSSQRAMSDAGAKGVMPDDYLFKVDNPMVVPVQKKVRIITTANDVIHAFAVPQLGLKQDAIPGFVRDTWFRAETVGDYYGQCQELCGKEHAYMPIHVKVVSAADYTAWVDTKRKEAAAKLDDPTKVWTLPDMLARGEKVYAANCAACHQANGKGAGPIKPLDGAAKVTDPDHKVQLLVLLNGQNNGAMPAWKQLSDTDLAAVATYTKNSWSNKTGQLVQPAEVLALRGK; this comes from the coding sequence ATGAAGAGCATTTGGCGCAATAAGTACAGGCCGGCGAATCTGTTGCTGGCGGCCGGCGCGGCGTTCAGCAACGCGGCGCACGCAGTCAACGATCTGCCCGGCGGCCCTTCGGTGCGCCAGCTGAATCTTCCGATCGGCGTGACCAAGATCGCGCAAGAGCAGCATCTGCTCCACACGATCATGATGATCATCTGCACGGTCATCTTCATCGCCGTGTTCGCGGTGATGTTCTATTCCATCTGGAAGCACCGCAAGTCGGTCGGCCACAAGGCCGCCAACTTCCATGAATCGGTGGTGGTCGAGGTCATCTGGACCATCGTTCCCTTCCTCATCGTGATCGTGATGGCGCTGCCCGCCACCAAGGTGCTGGTGGCCCAGAAGGACACCACCAACGCCGACCTCACGATCAAGACCACGGGCTACCAGTGGAAGTGGGGCTACGACTACCTGAACGGCGAAGGCGAGGGCCTGGCCTTCATCTCGACGCTCGACAGCTCGCAGCGCGCCATGTCCGACGCCGGTGCCAAGGGTGTCATGCCCGACGACTACCTGTTCAAGGTCGACAACCCGATGGTCGTGCCGGTGCAGAAGAAGGTCCGCATCATCACCACCGCGAACGACGTGATCCACGCCTTCGCCGTGCCGCAACTGGGCCTCAAGCAGGACGCCATTCCCGGCTTCGTGCGCGACACCTGGTTCCGCGCCGAAACCGTGGGCGACTACTACGGCCAATGCCAGGAACTGTGCGGCAAGGAACACGCCTACATGCCGATCCACGTGAAGGTGGTTTCGGCCGCCGACTACACGGCATGGGTCGACACCAAGCGCAAGGAAGCCGCCGCCAAGCTCGACGATCCGACCAAGGTCTGGACGCTGCCCGACATGCTGGCACGCGGCGAGAAGGTCTATGCCGCCAACTGCGCGGCCTGCCACCAGGCCAACGGCAAGGGCGCAGGCCCGATCAAGCCGCTCGACGGCGCAGCCAAGGTGACCGATCCTGACCACAAGGTGCAGCTGCTGGTGCTGCTCAACGGCCAGAACAACGGTGCCATGCCTGCCTGGAAGCAGCTGAGCGACACCGACCTCGCGGCCGTGGCCACGTACACCAAGAACAGCTGGTCGAACAAGACGGGTCAGCTGGTGCAGCCGGCTGAAGTGCTGGCCCTGCGCGGCAAGTGA
- the ctaD gene encoding cytochrome c oxidase subunit I: MSAVLDPHGHAPGGHAHDEHHDHHAPTGWRRWVFATNHKDIGTLYLLFSFTMLMIGGVLALLIRAELFQPGLQMVNPELFNQFTTMHGLIMVFGAIMPAFVGFANWMIPLQIGASDMAFARMNNFSFWLLIPAAIMLAGSFFMPGGAPAAGWTLYAPLTLQMGPSMDAGIFAMHIMGASSIMGSINIIVTILNMRAPGMTLMKMPMFCWTWLITAYLLIAVMPVLAGAITMTLTDRHFGTSFFNPAGGGDPVMYQHIFWFFGHPEVYIMILPAFGIISQVVPAFARKRLFGYASMVYATSSIAILSFIVWAHHMFTTGMPLTGQLFFMYATMLIAVPTAVKIFNWIATMWQGSMTFETPMLFAVGFIFVFTMGGFTGLILAVAPIDTQLQDTYYVVAHFHYVLVAGSLFAMFSGFYYWAPKWTGVMYNETRGKVHFWWSLISFNVTFFPMHFLGLAGMPRRYADYPMQFADFNAIASVGAFFFGFAQVYFFLFIVLPSMRGKGEAAAQKPWEAAEGLEWEVPSPAPFHTFENPPKLDATATKVIG, encoded by the coding sequence ATGAGCGCAGTCCTCGACCCCCACGGTCACGCCCCCGGCGGCCACGCCCACGACGAGCACCACGACCACCACGCGCCCACCGGCTGGCGCCGCTGGGTGTTCGCGACCAACCACAAGGACATCGGCACGCTCTACCTGCTGTTCAGCTTCACGATGCTGATGATCGGCGGCGTGCTGGCTCTGCTGATCCGCGCCGAGCTGTTCCAGCCCGGCCTGCAGATGGTGAACCCCGAGCTGTTCAACCAGTTCACCACCATGCACGGCCTGATCATGGTGTTCGGCGCGATCATGCCGGCCTTCGTGGGCTTCGCGAACTGGATGATCCCGCTGCAGATCGGCGCATCCGACATGGCGTTCGCGCGCATGAACAACTTCAGCTTCTGGCTGCTGATCCCGGCGGCCATCATGCTGGCGGGTTCGTTCTTCATGCCCGGCGGCGCGCCCGCGGCCGGCTGGACGCTGTACGCACCGCTCACGCTGCAGATGGGCCCCTCGATGGACGCCGGCATCTTCGCGATGCACATCATGGGCGCCTCGTCGATCATGGGTTCGATCAACATCATCGTGACCATCCTCAACATGCGCGCCCCCGGCATGACGCTGATGAAGATGCCGATGTTCTGCTGGACCTGGCTCATCACCGCGTACCTGCTGATCGCCGTGATGCCCGTGCTCGCCGGCGCCATCACCATGACGCTGACCGACCGCCACTTCGGCACCAGCTTCTTCAACCCCGCCGGCGGCGGCGACCCGGTGATGTACCAGCACATCTTCTGGTTCTTCGGCCACCCCGAGGTCTACATCATGATCTTGCCGGCCTTCGGCATCATCAGCCAGGTGGTGCCGGCTTTCGCCCGCAAGCGCCTGTTCGGCTACGCCTCGATGGTGTACGCCACCTCGTCGATCGCCATCCTGTCGTTCATCGTGTGGGCCCACCACATGTTCACGACCGGCATGCCGCTCACGGGCCAGCTGTTCTTCATGTACGCGACGATGCTGATCGCCGTGCCCACGGCCGTGAAGATCTTCAACTGGATCGCCACCATGTGGCAGGGCTCGATGACCTTCGAGACGCCCATGCTGTTCGCGGTCGGCTTCATCTTCGTGTTCACGATGGGCGGCTTCACCGGCCTGATCCTCGCGGTCGCACCGATCGACACGCAGCTGCAGGACACCTATTACGTGGTGGCCCACTTCCACTACGTGCTGGTGGCCGGCTCGCTGTTCGCCATGTTCTCGGGCTTCTACTACTGGGCGCCCAAGTGGACCGGCGTGATGTACAACGAAACGCGCGGCAAGGTCCACTTCTGGTGGTCGCTGATCTCGTTCAACGTCACCTTCTTCCCGATGCACTTCCTGGGACTGGCCGGCATGCCGCGTCGCTACGCCGACTACCCCATGCAGTTCGCCGACTTCAACGCCATCGCCTCGGTGGGCGCGTTCTTCTTCGGCTTCGCGCAGGTCTATTTCTTCCTGTTCATCGTGCTGCCTTCGATGCGCGGCAAGGGTGAAGCAGCGGCTCAGAAGCCCTGGGAAGCGGCCGAAGGCCTCGAGTGGGAAGTGCCGTCGCCGGCCCCGTTCCACACCTTCGAGAACCCGCCCAAGCTCGACGCGACCGCCACCAAGGTGATCGGCTGA
- a CDS encoding cytochrome oxidase small assembly protein, whose protein sequence is MTTPDQRKNNRRMGLTLASIAVIFFIGFIVRMVWFSGR, encoded by the coding sequence ATGACAACGCCTGACCAAAGAAAGAACAACCGACGCATGGGGCTCACGCTGGCCTCCATCGCGGTGATCTTCTTCATCGGCTTCATCGTCCGCATGGTCTGGTTCAGCGGTCGCTGA
- a CDS encoding cytochrome c oxidase assembly protein, translating to MSLGQRIRRANVRMVGKLAVVTCGMFAFGYALVPMYRAICEMTGINILALSELQVPGGASGAKNVRVPDNTQVDMTRTIKVEFDSNVRGGLWDFKPAERFIEVHPGQLNTVMYEFQNTQNRRMAAQAIPSYAPQQAAAHFNKLECFCFNQYTLDAGEKKQWPVAFVIDPKISKDVKTITLSYTFFEVGGKTPPAPVAAVSHVVADEPRS from the coding sequence ATGAGCCTCGGCCAACGCATCCGCCGCGCCAACGTCCGCATGGTCGGCAAGCTGGCCGTGGTGACCTGCGGCATGTTCGCCTTCGGTTATGCGCTGGTGCCGATGTACCGCGCGATCTGCGAAATGACCGGCATCAACATCCTCGCGCTCTCCGAACTGCAGGTGCCGGGCGGCGCGAGCGGCGCCAAGAACGTGCGCGTTCCGGATAACACGCAGGTCGACATGACCCGCACGATCAAGGTCGAGTTCGACTCCAACGTGCGCGGCGGTCTCTGGGACTTCAAGCCGGCCGAGCGCTTCATCGAAGTGCATCCGGGCCAGCTGAACACGGTGATGTACGAGTTCCAGAACACGCAGAACCGCCGCATGGCCGCGCAGGCCATCCCGAGCTATGCGCCGCAGCAGGCTGCGGCGCATTTCAACAAGCTCGAGTGCTTCTGCTTCAACCAGTACACGCTCGACGCGGGCGAGAAGAAGCAGTGGCCGGTCGCCTTCGTGATCGACCCCAAGATCTCGAAGGACGTCAAGACCATCACGCTGTCGTACACCTTCTTCGAGGTGGGCGGCAAGACGCCTCCGGCCCCGGTGGCCGCCGTTTCGCATGTTGTCGCCGATGAGCCGCGCTCGTGA
- a CDS encoding DUF2970 domain-containing protein: MKAVGWSFFGVRRNSAYKEDLGKLNPLHVIVVAFAAVIVFVVGLVLLVRHVVAAA, encoded by the coding sequence ATGAAGGCGGTGGGCTGGTCGTTCTTCGGGGTGCGCCGCAACAGCGCCTACAAGGAAGACCTGGGCAAGCTCAATCCGCTGCACGTCATCGTGGTGGCGTTTGCCGCAGTGATCGTCTTCGTGGTCGGGCTGGTGCTGCTGGTGCGGCATGTGGTCGCGGCCGCCTGA
- a CDS encoding cytochrome c oxidase subunit 3 produces the protein MSSTTHGTTPYYFVPGPSAYPVVSAIGLFFVILGAGQWINSHQWGAWSLLLGMVIWLGTLFVWFRAAVGESESGQYGHKIDLSYRWSMSWFIFSEVMFFGAFFTALWWARTHALPTLGSLDNAILWPDFKAVWPSVAAGVTGSPAGIIEPFQTVGPFWLPTINTALLLSSGVTLTIAHHALRADHRAQCIRFMWLTVVLGVIFLGVQGYEYYHLYTELNLKLSSGTYGSTFFMLTGFHGLHVFIGMLMLLFITLRLQKGHFTAERHFGFEGAAWYWHFVDVVWLGLYVLVYWL, from the coding sequence ATGAGTTCAACCACCCACGGCACCACGCCCTACTACTTCGTGCCCGGACCCTCGGCCTACCCGGTCGTGTCCGCGATCGGCTTGTTCTTCGTGATCCTCGGCGCGGGGCAATGGATCAACAGCCACCAGTGGGGCGCCTGGTCGCTGCTGCTGGGCATGGTGATCTGGCTCGGCACGCTCTTCGTGTGGTTCCGTGCCGCCGTCGGCGAGAGCGAGAGCGGCCAGTACGGCCACAAGATCGACCTCTCGTACCGCTGGAGCATGAGCTGGTTCATCTTCTCGGAAGTGATGTTCTTCGGCGCCTTCTTCACGGCGCTGTGGTGGGCCCGCACCCACGCGCTGCCGACGCTCGGCAGCCTGGACAACGCGATCCTCTGGCCCGACTTCAAGGCCGTGTGGCCCAGCGTCGCCGCCGGTGTCACCGGTTCGCCGGCCGGCATCATCGAGCCCTTCCAGACCGTCGGCCCGTTCTGGCTGCCGACCATCAACACCGCGCTGCTGCTGAGCTCGGGCGTGACGCTGACCATCGCCCACCACGCGCTGCGCGCCGACCACCGTGCACAGTGCATCCGCTTCATGTGGCTCACCGTGGTGCTGGGCGTGATCTTCCTGGGCGTGCAGGGCTACGAGTACTACCACCTGTACACCGAACTGAACCTCAAGCTCAGCTCGGGCACCTACGGTTCGACCTTCTTCATGCTGACCGGCTTCCACGGCCTGCACGTGTTCATCGGCATGCTGATGCTGCTGTTCATCACGCTGCGCCTGCAGAAGGGCCACTTCACGGCCGAGCGTCACTTCGGCTTCGAAGGCGCGGCCTGGTACTGGCACTTCGTGGACGTGGTCTGGCTGGGCCTCTACGTGCTGGTCTATTGGCTTTGA